In Anaerolineales bacterium, the following proteins share a genomic window:
- a CDS encoding aconitase X catalytic domain-containing protein — MTLQLSDKDKAMLRGDEGPATKMAMSILVRMAEVSGAKELLDITGAHIDSTVYIGEAGLEFAERLASLGAKVRVPTTLNVSGLDERHWREWAVNAEWARQAKRQMDAYASMGTIPTWTCAPYQTSERPQFGQQIAWGESNAIVFANSVIGARTERYPDLFDICCAITGRAPAIGLHLTENRAGELLLRLKNIPCALQEADDFYPVLGHFVGKIARDRISVIDGLAVSPAEDSLKALGAAAASSGGVALFHLVGVTPEAPTLDAAFQNRPPREIIDVTMDLLREVRRDLTHTEGDELDMVVLGSPHFSLAEFKALAPLVAGKRKNPRVKFLVTSSRAMTQLAKQAGYLDALHEFGAQLTVDTCILTTPMLPPEIQRLMTNSAKFAYYTPGLLGRQMAFGSLKDCVNSAIEGKIVRDESLWLS; from the coding sequence ATGACTCTTCAATTATCAGATAAAGACAAGGCAATGCTCCGCGGCGACGAAGGTCCCGCGACCAAGATGGCGATGTCCATTCTTGTGCGCATGGCGGAAGTATCGGGCGCGAAAGAGTTGCTCGACATCACTGGCGCGCACATTGACAGTACGGTGTACATCGGCGAGGCAGGCTTGGAGTTTGCCGAACGGTTGGCGAGTCTTGGCGCGAAGGTGCGCGTGCCGACGACGCTCAACGTCAGCGGGCTCGACGAGCGCCACTGGCGCGAATGGGCGGTCAACGCGGAGTGGGCGAGGCAGGCAAAACGTCAGATGGACGCGTATGCAAGCATGGGCACGATCCCCACGTGGACGTGCGCGCCGTATCAAACGAGCGAGCGTCCGCAGTTTGGTCAGCAAATTGCGTGGGGCGAGTCGAATGCGATCGTCTTCGCCAATTCGGTCATCGGCGCGCGCACAGAGCGGTATCCCGACCTGTTCGATATTTGTTGCGCCATCACGGGGCGCGCGCCTGCCATCGGATTGCATCTCACCGAAAATCGCGCGGGCGAATTGTTGTTGCGATTGAAAAATATTCCTTGCGCGCTTCAAGAAGCGGATGATTTTTATCCCGTGTTGGGACATTTCGTCGGCAAAATTGCGCGGGATCGAATCTCGGTCATTGACGGGCTGGCTGTTTCGCCAGCGGAGGACTCGCTCAAAGCGTTGGGCGCCGCGGCGGCTTCGTCGGGCGGGGTGGCGTTGTTTCATCTCGTCGGCGTGACGCCCGAAGCGCCGACGTTGGACGCGGCGTTTCAAAATCGTCCGCCGCGTGAAATTATTGACGTGACGATGGACTTGTTGCGCGAGGTGCGCCGCGATTTGACTCACACCGAAGGCGACGAGTTGGATATGGTCGTGCTGGGTAGTCCGCATTTTTCGTTGGCGGAGTTCAAAGCACTCGCGCCGTTGGTCGCGGGGAAACGAAAAAACCCGCGCGTGAAATTTTTAGTTACATCCAGCCGCGCGATGACTCAATTGGCAAAACAGGCGGGCTATCTCGATGCGCTTCACGAATTCGGCGCGCAATTAACCGTGGACACCTGTATCCTCACCACGCCGATGCTTCCGCCTGAGATTCAACGGTTGATGACCAATTCGGCGAAGTTCGCCTATTACACGCCTGGTTTGCTCGGCAGGCAGATGGCGTTTGGAAGTTTGAAAGATTGCGTGAACTCTGCAATCGAGGGAAAAATTGTTCGGGATGAGTCGTTATGGCTGAGTTGA
- a CDS encoding proline racemase family protein, translating into MLNLNSALRFNPPSDWLKITAIDAHTAGEPFRVIVDGFPELKGETILEKRRYAKENYDHLRTALMWEPRGHADMYGCILTPPVSPDSDFGILFIHNEGFSTMCGHGIIGIATVVLETGMLKMVAPTTTIKIDSPAGLITAFAHIEDNHVKNVSFHNVLSFVSELDAVVDVPELGEVRYDLAFGGAFYAYVNAKDVGVKCTAEDYRPLIEKGMAIKRAVMASRNIIHPFEEDLGFLYGTIFVDEPQDAGSHSRNVCIFADGEVDRSPTGTGVSGRLAIHHARGEIQIGEEIVIESIIGSKFSGRVVEEAELGPHRAIQPEVRGEAFLIGRNELWLNPNDPLNDGFMLR; encoded by the coding sequence ATGCTCAACTTAAATTCTGCTCTCAGATTCAATCCTCCCTCCGATTGGCTGAAAATCACCGCCATCGACGCGCATACGGCGGGCGAGCCGTTTCGGGTGATCGTGGATGGTTTCCCTGAGTTGAAGGGTGAGACAATCCTTGAAAAGCGGCGCTATGCAAAGGAAAACTACGACCATCTTCGTACGGCGCTGATGTGGGAGCCGCGCGGACATGCGGACATGTACGGTTGCATCCTCACTCCGCCTGTTTCGCCCGATTCCGATTTTGGAATCCTGTTCATCCACAACGAGGGATTCAGTACGATGTGCGGACACGGCATCATCGGCATCGCCACGGTCGTGTTAGAGACGGGGATGCTGAAGATGGTCGCGCCGACGACCACGATAAAAATTGACAGTCCCGCGGGGTTGATCACCGCGTTCGCTCACATTGAAGATAACCACGTGAAGAATGTTTCGTTTCACAATGTGTTGTCGTTTGTTTCGGAGTTGGACGCGGTCGTGGATGTGCCAGAGTTGGGGGAGGTGAGATACGATCTCGCTTTCGGCGGAGCGTTCTACGCATACGTCAATGCGAAAGATGTCGGTGTGAAATGTACGGCGGAGGATTATCGTCCGCTGATCGAGAAGGGGATGGCGATCAAGCGCGCGGTGATGGCGAGCCGAAATATTATTCATCCATTCGAGGAAGATTTGGGATTTTTATACGGCACGATCTTCGTTGACGAGCCGCAAGACGCTGGGTCGCACAGCCGTAACGTGTGCATCTTCGCCGATGGGGAGGTGGATCGCAGTCCCACGGGGACGGGTGTGAGCGGACGGCTGGCGATTCACCACGCACGCGGCGAGATTCAAATTGGCGAAGAGATCGTCATCGAGAGTATCATCGGAAGCAAGTTCAGCGGACGGGTCGTCGAAGAGGCGGAGTTAGGTCCCCATCGGGCGATCCAGCCCGAGGTCCGAGGTGAAGCGTTTCTCATCGGCAGGAATGAGTTGTGGTTGAATCCGAACGATCCGTTGAATGATGGGTTTATGTTGAGGTAA
- a CDS encoding YbaK/EbsC family protein, with product MKLPPHVYLDERKIPYEARSFPPETEKGAANVAHALGFSERQAVKTLIFQADTGERALVMLGGDQNAISGNLKKALGSRNIQMATPEAVKETTGYVIGSIPAFGWQSVGFRSFLEATLLNEPILGTGAGVWGEEIMITPQDLVKASAAIVVNLTVREKAVFE from the coding sequence ATGAAACTTCCCCCGCATGTGTATCTTGACGAACGGAAGATCCCGTATGAGGCGCGCAGTTTTCCGCCCGAAACCGAAAAGGGCGCGGCGAACGTGGCGCATGCGCTCGGCTTTTCGGAACGGCAGGCGGTGAAGACGTTGATCTTTCAAGCGGATACGGGCGAGCGCGCGCTGGTGATGCTCGGCGGCGACCAGAACGCGATCTCGGGGAATTTGAAGAAGGCGCTTGGCTCGCGCAACATCCAGATGGCGACGCCCGAGGCGGTGAAGGAGACGACGGGATACGTCATCGGTTCGATTCCCGCTTTCGGCTGGCAATCCGTAGGATTCCGTTCCTTCCTTGAAGCGACTCTCCTGAACGAACCCATCCTCGGCACGGGCGCAGGCGTGTGGGGCGAGGAGATCATGATCACTCCGCAAGATTTGGTAAAGGCGAGCGCCGCTATCGTGGTCAATTTGACGGTGAGGGAGAAGGCGGTGTTTGAGTGA
- a CDS encoding DUF126 domain-containing protein, whose protein sequence is MAELILAGKPFIAGSGKGIALVSSEPLSFWGGYDWKTGEIIDRRHPLSGEIAKDNVLAIPFTRGSSTTTAVLLEAIRAKTAPAAILTTATDFFFALASIVADELYAAPIPLVALAESDFARLRTGDEVEVGMDGKIVVRRM, encoded by the coding sequence ATGGCTGAGTTGATTCTCGCGGGCAAACCGTTCATCGCTGGCTCGGGGAAAGGGATTGCGCTTGTGAGTAGCGAGCCGCTTTCGTTTTGGGGCGGCTACGATTGGAAGACGGGCGAGATCATTGACCGACGACATCCGCTTTCGGGTGAGATTGCAAAGGATAATGTGTTGGCGATTCCGTTCACGCGTGGATCGTCCACGACGACGGCGGTGTTGCTGGAGGCGATCCGCGCCAAGACCGCGCCCGCCGCGATCCTCACGACCGCGACCGATTTTTTCTTCGCCCTCGCATCCATCGTGGCGGACGAGTTGTACGCGGCGCCGATTCCGCTGGTGGCGTTGGCGGAATCCGATTTTGCGAGGTTGCGGACGGGGGATGAGGTTGAGGTTGGCATGGATGGGAAAATAGTTGTGCGGCGAATGTAA